DNA sequence from the Parasphingorhabdus cellanae genome:
GCGAAGAACATGTACCCGTCACCAGCGGTTTGTTTACCTTTGTAGCGCTGGACGAACGGCATCGGCCGCGTCCGATTCCCGAAAGCTCAAAAGCAAAATATACTGGCTGATTCGTGCTTGTTCAGAAAACTCTATCTTATGATGAATGAGTTTATACAGCTTATACACAGAATCAGGTAAAAAACACGCGCCTGCCCTGCATTCACAATAGCTGTCAGTTCCGCGCTGCTCGGAGGCTGATCAACACTATCACAGCAGGCCTGTTGTAGGAAAGCCAGCTATGTTTCTTCATCACTGTCATCGCTTGTTGCGCACCACCCGATAGGTCAGCACCCGCTCGCCATTGGCTGGCACCGTGACTTTCCAGAAATCCAGGCCATCCTTGCGGCCCAATTTCTCGCTCAGCTTGCGCAATTTCTCATCATCACGGTGGTCGAGCTTGATCTCCACATCGGCTGGCACACGCGATGCGTTGGTCACGGTGAGCTGCATCGCCGTCCACCGGCTATCTTCGTTGTCGACATTCTCCAACGCCTGCAACTGATAGCGGACCAGCGGACTTTCACTGATGGTGACTTCAACCTCTTCGCCAATTGCTTTGTCGTCCAAACCGCCTTCGCCGAGCAACAGGCGCTCCCCGCCAGCGGCTTTGAACGCCACCATCTTTCCTGCCGGCAAAGGCAGGCCGAGACCATCGCGTTTTTCGTTCTGGAACCGCAGGGTCGTCGCAAGCGGGTTGGCTTCGCTATAGTCATCCGCCACGATCTGCGCTTCGTAAATCTGCACAAACGGGATCGCGCTTTTTTCGAACATCGCCACCTGCTTCTGACTTTGCGAAGCTACGGTCACCGGCACCGGGATGCGATAGAGTTTCAGGTCGCCGAGCTCTTCCTGCTTCGCTTCGATCATTCGGGAACCTGTGACAACAACCATATCGGCTTCCGCCTCCATAGCGGCCATCGGCGCGGGCATTGGCCGCCCTGAAAAACGCGATTGGGCGCGTACTCTCTCAAAGCGTTTCACCATGATGTCGCTGGTCGTCCCCTGCGGCCAGCAGCGTAATGAAATCGATCCGCCTGTCGCGGGCGCTATATTGTCACGGCCTTTATTCGGTTGCCCTGCCACCGTCTGGGTCTGGGCATTGGCGAAACTTGTTTCATCGCCATTGGCCAAAGTCACCCAGGAAAAGAGGTTCATCGTCTGGCCGTCAGCGCTGACGTCCGCGACATAATTGGCCTGCCAGTCAAAACCGGTGGCGAGATAAGACAGTGTCACAGTCGCGCGGGTTGGTGTCGCGACACGGCTTTTCACGGACAATGTAGGCTTGGCCGATAGCCCTTCAGGAATAGCTGGATAGACAATTGTTTCGTTGAGGCCCGTACATTGCAAAGCTTCGAAACCTTCAGCGGTCTGCACTATCACACCGCCGCTGGCGTCGGTCCGGATTTGGGCGTCAAGCTCATTGGTCTGGCCGGTGACGGCATTGGTGCGTCTGATCGTCACGCCGCGTCCCAGATAGCCATTGAGCAACGCTGAGGGTGACAGCAAAGCGGCATCGCGGTTTTTCTCGATCACGCCATCCGGTAATCCCGTGACAATCGCCGATTGCGGGATGATCCCGCCAGCAACACCTTCGAAACGCAAGTCAATCTCGCCAGCCGGAAGCGTTACCGTGCGCTGCTCTGTGATCAGCGCATAGCCGCCGAGATAGTTGAGGTTCATGCCGTTATCGCTGTCGCGATTCGGGTCGCGATAGACAGTTACTGATACGGACGACGGGCTGCTGGATGTGACAATTTGGCGCGCCCATTCCGATGCATCCGGTTCGGTTTGCGCGACGGCTGCGGTGCCGGTGACCAGCAAAATGAACGCCAATAGCGCTCGCATTATCATGGTCTAGAACCGCGTCTCAAAGGTTGCGGTCACCGTCGCGCGTCCATTGGCCGGTACCGGTACTTTCCAGACGATGCTGTTGGACGAGCGCCGCTCGCTTTTCAGGCTTTCGCTGACAATCCTGGTGTCGCTCCAGTAAAAGTCCAGTCCGTCCTGGATCACCGACACCGTAACCGGGGTCGGCCGGGCATTCGTCAGTTCATAGGACATGCTGCTGCGCCACTTGCTCGACGACAGCCGCCGCCGCTCGGTTACAGTGGGCTTCACCTTCACGTCAAAAGCTTCGCCGGTTTTGAGCCCGAGTTCTGACCCCATCGGCGTATGACCGATAGTGTTTTCGCCAATAAATTGCGGCTGACCAGAGGCGTCTTTCATATAGACCCGAACGGTTCCAGCGGGCAGAGCATCGCCCAATCCGCCATCGGCAGAGGCGCTGAATTGCAATACCGTCGCTGCGCTTTGCGGCTCATTCTGCGTGCCGAGCCAGCGGTTGGTAAATTCATAGGCCTTTTGCGCTGATGCGCCAGTTACATCCAGAAAACTGACCTGTTTGGTCTGGGCGTTGGCAATCGTGGTCCGCGCGGCCAGCGGGTAGAGATAAAAATCGCCCAGGGCTTCGCGATTGGCGGATTCGGTTCCTGCGCGCCGGATATTGTTGCGGCGATTATTATTGCGCTGCCCGTTCACGCTCGGTGTTCCGGCCACCAAAAGCGTCTTGGCATTGTTAAAGGTCGTGCCGGTATTATTGGTCAGCGTGACCCAACCCTGCACATCCATCTTGCCGACACTTTCATCAAATAACGCCACATAGTCGGCTTTCCAGCCCATGCCGCCGGTCAAATAGCTGAGCTGCGCAGGCCGCGTACCCCCGCGCGTACTGTTCAGGGTTACGGATAATGTTGGCCGGGCGCGCAGATTATTCGGCACTTTGTCGAAAATCACCCGCGTCGGCAGCCGGTCATCACGCAGCACTTCAATGCGGCTACCAATTTGCAGCACCACACCGCCATTGGCCGCCAGCACTTTGGCCCGCTCGCGGGTTTCTTTGCCTGTTGCCGGATTGATGCGAACAATAGTAACCGTCTCACCCACCGCTTTTTCCATCAGTTTCTGCGGCGATAGCAGATCATAATCAAAATTCTGTTCGACAATACCGGTATCGGCGGCATTGAAGCCGACAGTCTCCGCCCGGATCTGTCCCGATACGCCGGGGAAGGTCTGTACCGAACGGCCGGATGGAATGTTGAGGCGGCGCGTATCCTGCACCAGCGCGAGATTATTGTTGTAGATTGTGACGGCTATATCGCCTTGGCCAGAAGACTGGCTGATCGCCGGGGTTGCAAGGGTGACCAGTGCCAGGCCGGTAAAAGCAAGAAGCCGCATATTTCTCTCTCCATCGTTCGTAAAGAACGGCCTAACGCCATCAAAATGAATGTAGTGTAAACAGCTACTCCGTCTCTTGTTCAACATCCTGTGGCGAAAGCCAACGCAGCATGACGGTTCCGCTGGCGCTGCCCGATCCAGACGGACGGACCGTCGTTGCGCTGGTATCGTATAAGGTTTTTCGGGCTACCTCGACATCTTCGGGAGAACCATAAGCGCCTAGCGGCAATTGCACGCGCGCCGCTGCCCAGCCAATTAGCGGGAGTTGCGCGCTGGATTCCTCGTCAATCGCCCCATTGGTTACCACAAGAGACGGCAGCGCCACAGCCGGCGGTTTGATTTCGATTGACCAGTCCGCAGCCTGTTCTGCAATTCGTTTCTCCAATGCATAATAGGTATCAAGCGTCGCACCTTGCAGCGGTTTTGCGGAGACCACAGCGCGGCGGCGGGTGGTATCAATCGTCACATCATCAGGCGATACACCTGCCACCAAAGCAAGGTTTTCGCGCAATTTGACCACGCGAATTTCCGCCTCCTGCGCCTGTTGCTGTGCACGGGCGGCAGCCAGTTCGGCACTGGCAGCATCATTACCGGTTTCGACGCGATATTGCTCAATCGCTACCGAAATCGACCGATTGAACGCACGGCTCAGCACGCGCGCGCTTTGCTGTTCCGCATCGCCAATAATCTTGGGCGTGAACACCGATGCGCTGACCACGATCGGGTCGGCATCAAAATCAATCTCGATCTGAGACACCCGGGCACGCGCGCCAAACTGATCCTTGATATAGCCATTGGCCTGCCGCGAAACATTCGCCTCCCACGCGATTTGCTGCAGCGAATAGCCCAGCGGGATCGCCAGACCGACAAAAACAAGCACCATTGCACCAATTTGAAATTGCGACTGTCGCTCTGACAGGTTGGAGCGAAAGCCATAAAGCCGGGCCATGCCGGCCGCAGTGAGCGCGATCGTCATCAAGTTGGTGAAAAATAACAGCAAAGACCCGCCGAAGACGGACATATTCAATGTCGCCAGGCCAAAGCCGACCACGGCCAATGGCGGCATCAAAGCCGTCGCAATCGCCACGCCGACAATGGTGCCCATCCGCCCGCGGATCATCGCATAGGCACCTGCCAAAGCCGAGAACAGGGCCACCGCCAGATCAAACAGATTCGGTCGCGTGCGTGCTGCGATCTCGGTCGTGACCGTCTGCAACGGGGACAACGCGACAACCAGCGCTGCGAAAAGAATGGCGACAATTGTTCCCAGAACCAGCGCCTTGGCGCTTTCCCGCAACCAACCATAATCTCCGATCGCGAGCGCAAAACCGGCTCCCATGATTGGGCCCATTAACGGTGACAACAGCATGGCGCCAATGACAACCGCAGGAGAGGAGAGCAGCAAACCGAGTATAGCGATGCCCGCTGACATACAGGTCATGAACGCGTAACGCGGACTGAAGTCGCTGTCTTCCTTTACTTTTTCAATCACCGCTTGCTGATCCACGCCAGAGCAGACAACCACGCGCCACCAGCGCCGGAACAACATGATGCTGCCGCTAATGGGATCAAACGGACCCGGTTCTTTTTCCGGTTTGGACGCAGAAGTCGGTGCTTCTGCCTGCGAATTTTCGGTCATGCGCTCCTATAGCCGCGGAGCTTGTTCGCCGACAATATAGAATCGACCATTTTACGCATTACCTCTGGGGTAATTGAAAAATAAAGAAAAATATCTTTTATCATAAAACCGTATGGTTTATATATGTCACAACCTTGTAAAGCAAAACAGGAGCCTCCCGATGCCACGTCCCGAAACTGATATCGAAGCCGGTCGTGAAAAATTGATCCAGACCGCGGAGGCAATTATCCGTGAACGCGGAGCGATCAACTTCACCATTACCGATCTGGCCGCAGAGGCGGGGATGTCGCAATCCAACGTCTATCGTTTCTTTGAAAACAAGGATGCGCTGGCCGAGGCAATGGCCGGGCGCTGGTTTGCCGAACTGATCACGATTATCGAAGGACTGGTCGAGGCCGACATGCCAGCGCGACAAAAGCTGTATGAGTTTTTCGCCCGGCGACTGGTCATCAAGCGCACGCGGTTTGAGGACGACCCGGATCTGTTCCGCTCCTATATGGAATTGGGCGATCAGCATTTTGATGTCATTCGCGGCTATGTCGATCTGACCGACCATTATATGGCAATCATTCTCGCCGAAGCGATGGAAGAGGGATATTTCGAAGGTCTGGAGCTGGATCAGGTGGTCTCGCTCGTGAACACAATGGTGCAGCCCTTCTGCAATCCCAACCTGATGATGGACATGATGCATCTGGCCGATGAAGACCGGTTGCGGCAGGTGGTCGATACGATCCTGACCGGCCTGAAAGCCCATAGTGACAAGGCCCCGGAAAAACCGGAACTGCATATCGCGAGCTGAAGCCCGTGCAATTGTGGCGGACACAGAAATGGCCTGTTGCCCTTATCCGGAAAATCGGCAAAGAGCGCCCATGTCCGACACGCTCGATATCTGGCTCACTGCTCATGCCGGGCTCTCCTTACTTCCGTTTCTGCTGGTATGCTCCATTGTATTTGGCGCCGCCTTTTTTCGCGGCCTGACTGGATTCGGCTATGCTATCTTGGCAGTGCCGCTGGTCAGCCTTGTCGCTGCGCCGACCACCGCCGTGATCATGGCCATATTGATGCAGCTCATCATAGGCCCCTTTGGCATTCGCTCTGCAGTGAAAATCATCAATGCACCGATGGTCGCGAAAATCGCAGCGCTCTCCTGCCTGCTAACACCGGCCGGGCTTTGGCTGTTAGACATTGTCAGTGCAGATCTTGCGCGGCTCGTTATCACGATCATCGCGATTGGGAGCTTTGTCGCGTTCATGCTGAAACGGCCACCGGAATTGAACACATCGCCGCTCCATATCGCATTTGTCGGTAGTCTTTCGGGCCTGCTCAACGGCTTTGCGGCAATGCCCGGACCGCCGGTCATCCTGCATTTTGTCCGCAAAGGCGTTCAGCCGATTGTCGCGCGCGGATCGATGATCACGATCTTCTTTGCAGCAGCAACCATGGCAACGGCAGTCGCCTGGTGGCGCGGGATGATTGACGAGCAGACGCTGGTCTTAAGCCTGCTGGCCTGTCCACTGATGATTGGTGGCAACCAGCTCGGCGCGAAATTTTTCGGCAGCGTTTCCGAACCTGTGTGGCGCGGCGTTGTTGTCTTGCTGCTCGGCATTGCCGCGACAATGGCGTTGCTCAGAGCGTTTTGAAAAGTCAGGCGGCGCCTCGTGGAGTAGAAGGACACCGCCTGACCCTGCGACCCTGCACTTAGTCCCCCGTGCCAGGGTCTTTCCGCCGTCTTATCGGCGGCGGAAACTTCGGTGGCCCGAATATTTGGAATGACCAAATTTGCTGAACTTTTTGTGATGCCTAAAACCGCCATCATGATGGCGGGAAAATCCTTTGTGATTGCGAAAAACTTTCTTGTGCTTGAGATGCGATTTGCGGTGATGCAGGCCGCGATGATGGCCAAAACTGCGTGATCGGAAATGCCGGCGATTCTCCGCCTTGCCCTGCAACGCGTCGGCTGAAACCGGTATTTCGATACCAATATCTGCCGCTATCGTCGATCCGACAACAGCGTCGTTATCCGCCAGATTTGCTGCTTGAGCAGGAGCGACGGCGACCAATGCGAGCAGGCCGGTCATTGCTATTGAAGTCAGTTTTAACATTTTCTTTCTCCGTTAAGTGTCTTACTCAACGGTTCGAAAATAGTGCGGCTTTGGTTACAGGCTTTCGGCGAAAAGAAGGTTCAAGCGCCGTCAATACGCCACCTGTTTCCGACTAGCTGGCGAAGAATTTAACTCAGTGAAACAGCCAAAAGGAAAGCTCTCCGGTCTGTTCCGAGAATGACTGTCAGACAATTCAAAGTAATCGCAAAAAGCTGATGCTAGGCTTGGTCGGCAGTTTGGCTTTTTGAATTTCAACCCTGATATTCAGACGCCAGCCATTGCTTCATTTTCGCAGGCGGTGGCGAGGCGTTCATTTCTTGCTCATCCAGCGCAGCCAACGCTCTCTTGCGATCGTCTTCGGTAAAGCTTCCCGTTGTCAGGCAATATTCGATCATGTTGCCGTTGGGATCGCGGGTGTAAACCGAATGGCACCAATTATGGTCAATCTCCAGCACATCCAAACCCGCCGCGTTCCACTTCTTGCGCCAATTTTCCAGGTCTTGAGGACTATCCACCGAAAAGCTGTAATGATTAGTGCCTTGCGGCGTTTTTGCCGCTTCGTTGAGGTCATAGGCATATTCATCCTGGCCCGGCGTATCGTTGAGTTCCCAGAACGCGATAAACTTGCTGTCATCACCGTCCATTCGATAGAAAAAATGCTTGCCCCAGCCACCGCCCATAACCGGTGCAATCTCGACTTTAACCAGTTCAAAGCCCATAATGCCTTCGTAAAATGCATGAATGCCGGCCATGTCTTTCGCGGCCAAAGCGAGATGGTGATAGCTCATTTGTTCGCGTCCTTCCGTTTATCGACCATGCCCATGACATCCGCCATCGCGCCTTCTGGCGCAGGTATTTCGACAACCCGCTCATCGACATCATCAAATTCAAGCCGCAGCGCCCGGCTCATCACAGCGTGCATCATATAGGTACAGGTGATGTAGGTCAGCTCGATGATCTCGACTTCACTGAGATGCTTTTTCAGCGCATCGAATACACCGTCCGGCACCCTGCCCCGCTCCAATACCAGGCAGTCCGTATAAGCGAGCACAGCGCGTTCTACTTCGTCGAAACAATCTGCAGTCGACCAGTTGGGAATGGCCTTGACCTGCTCCTCCGAATAGCCCTCAAAGCGCATCGCTTTGCTGTGTTGCGAATAGACAAATTGCGAACCAACGGCATAGCCTGCTCGGATCTGGCCCAACTCCCGCAATTTCGGATCGAGCTTGCGATTGGGCGAGCGGTAAAAGCCAAAACCCTCGGTGGTATGTTTGAACGCGTCGGGAACCTGCGCAAAGACAGTCCACCAATTTCCCGGTGTCCCGGTTGCGGTACCCGGCTCCGCTGCCGGATCACGATCCCCGAACAGCGTTTTGTAAAGCGCCAACACATATTCGTCGGTAACTTCAGACCGGGGTATTTCGCGCAGTCGGGGCATGGGTTTCTCCTGTACCCCGACTATGCACATAATTTAACGGCTTGCTACCCCGCCAGGTTGCGCAGCACGTAGTGCAGGATGCCGCCGTTGAGGAAATATTCCATCTCGTTGGCGGTGTCGATCCGGCAGACGGTGTTGAATGTCGCCGTTGTTCCATCAGCGCGGGTCATTTCCACTTCGACTTCCTGCAGCGGTTTCAGCGTCGCGACGCCCTTGATTGTAAAGCTCTCGCTGCCATCAAGGCTTAGTGTTTCCCGATCAACGCCCTCGGCAAATTGCAGCGGCAGCACGCCCATTCCAACCAGGTTGCTCCGGTGAATACGCTCGTAGCTTTCGACAATCACCGCGCGCACGCCCAGCAGGTTCGTGCCTTTCGCGGCCCAGTCGCGGGAAGAGCCGGTACCATATTGCTCCCCGCCAATCACGACCAGCTCATTGCCGTCCGCTTTGTGGCGCATGGCGGCGTCGTAGATCGGCATGATCTCACCATTATATTTGGTGTAACCGCCTTCCTTGCCGTCGGCCATTTCGTTCTTGATGCGGATGTTCGCGAAGGTGCCGCGCATCATGACTTCGTGGTTTCCGCGGCGGCTGCCGTAGCTGTTAAAGTCTTGTTTTGCCACTTGATGGTCGCGCAGATATTCTCCGGCGGGCGAGTCTTCCTTGATCGCACCGGCGGGCGAGATATGGTCGGTTGTGATCGAATCTCCCAATAATGCCAGTGTCTTGGCGTCGATAATGTCCCCGACAGGCTCCGGCGTCATGGTCATGCCTTCAAAATAGGGCGGATTGGCCACATAAGTGCTACCTGCACGCCACTGATAGGTGTCGCCCCCGGTCACATCGATATCCTGCCACGCCGCGTCACCTTTATAGACATCGGCATAGCGGCTCATGAACATGTCGCGGTTCACCGCCCCGCCCATGGCTGCGTTCACTTCATCATTGGTCGGCCAGATATCCTTCAAATAAACATCCGCCCCATCGCTGCCCTGCCCGATCGGCGTTTCGTACATATCCTCACGCACCGTGCCTTTCAGCGCATAAGCCACAACTAATGGAGGACTCGCCAAATAGTTCGCCCGCACATCCTGAGACACACGGCCTTCAAAATTCCGGTTGCCCGAAAGCACCGAAGCCGCAACCAGATCATTGTCATTAATCGCCTTGGAAATCGGCGCCGGCAAAGGCCCGCTATTCCCGATACAAGTCGTGCAGCCATAGCCGACCAGATTAAAGCCGAGATAGTTGAGATCCTCCGAAAGCCCCGCCTTGTCGAGATAATCTGTCACCACCTGCGATCCGGGCGCCAGCGAACTCTTCACCCAGGGTTTGCGCTGCAAGCCCCGCTCCCGCGCCTTGCGCGCAACGAGCCCGGCGGCAATCAGCACGCTGGGGTTGGAGGTGTTGGTGCAGGACGTAATCGCCGCAATGGTGACATCGCCGTGGCCGAGATCATGATCCGCGCCATCCACCGCGACCCGCTTGTCAGGCTCGGTGCTATTAAACACCTCGATAATATCCTTGTTAAAGCCCTCATCGAGATCGGCCATCGAAACGCGCTGTTGCGGCAGCTTCGGCCCCGACAGCGAAGGCACCACGCTGGTCATGTCGAGCTCCAGCGTCTTGGTATAGATCGCCTCAACCTCGTCATCATGGCGCCAGAAACCCTGCTCCTTGGCATAGGCTTCGGTCAACGCGATATCCGCTTCGCTGCGACCGGTCAGGCGCAGATAATCCAGCGTCTTGTCATCAATCGGGAAGTAACCGCAGGTCGCGCCATATTCCGGCGCCATATTGGCAATCGTCGCGCGATCGGCGAGCGACAGCGCCGCCACGCCCGGACCGTAAAATTCCACAAAGCGCCCGACCACGCCCACTTCGCGCAGCATCTGCACACAGGTCAGCACCAGATCGGTCGCGGTAATGCCCTCGGCCAGCTCGCCGGTCAGCTTGAACCCGACCACTTCGGGGATCAGCATCGATACCGGCTGGCCAAGCATCGCGGCTTCCGCCTCAATCCCGCCCACGCCCCAGCCGAGCACGCCCAGGCCGTTGATCATCGTCGTATGGCTGTCGGTGCCGACACAGGTATCGGGATAGGCCACTTCCACGCCGTCCGCATCTTTCGATGACCAGACCGCGCGGGCAATATTTTCCAGATTCACCTGATGGCAAATGCCGGTTCCGGGAGGCACCACGGAGAAATTGTCAAACGCCTTCGATCCCCATTTCAGAAATTCATAGCGCTCCATATTGCGCTGATATTCCAGCGCCACATTATTTTCGAAAGCCTGCGGCGTGCCAAATTCGTCGACCATGACCGAGTGGTCAATCACCAGATGCACCGGCACCTGCGGGTTAATCTTCTGCGCATCACCGCCGAGCGACTTGATCCCGTCGCGCATCGCCGCGAGGTCAACAACCGCCGGAACGCCGGTAAAATCCTGCATTAAAACGCGGGCCGGGCGATATTGAATTTCGGCCGAGGACTTCGC
Encoded proteins:
- the acnA gene encoding aconitate hydratase AcnA; translation: MTTTGQDSLGTRATLNVNGTNYAYYSLAKAAAKLGDIDRLPYTLKVLLENMLRFEDGGHTVAAGDAQAVVDWQKEAKSSAEIQYRPARVLMQDFTGVPAVVDLAAMRDGIKSLGGDAQKINPQVPVHLVIDHSVMVDEFGTPQAFENNVALEYQRNMERYEFLKWGSKAFDNFSVVPPGTGICHQVNLENIARAVWSSKDADGVEVAYPDTCVGTDSHTTMINGLGVLGWGVGGIEAEAAMLGQPVSMLIPEVVGFKLTGELAEGITATDLVLTCVQMLREVGVVGRFVEFYGPGVAALSLADRATIANMAPEYGATCGYFPIDDKTLDYLRLTGRSEADIALTEAYAKEQGFWRHDDEVEAIYTKTLELDMTSVVPSLSGPKLPQQRVSMADLDEGFNKDIIEVFNSTEPDKRVAVDGADHDLGHGDVTIAAITSCTNTSNPSVLIAAGLVARKARERGLQRKPWVKSSLAPGSQVVTDYLDKAGLSEDLNYLGFNLVGYGCTTCIGNSGPLPAPISKAINDNDLVAASVLSGNRNFEGRVSQDVRANYLASPPLVVAYALKGTVREDMYETPIGQGSDGADVYLKDIWPTNDEVNAAMGGAVNRDMFMSRYADVYKGDAAWQDIDVTGGDTYQWRAGSTYVANPPYFEGMTMTPEPVGDIIDAKTLALLGDSITTDHISPAGAIKEDSPAGEYLRDHQVAKQDFNSYGSRRGNHEVMMRGTFANIRIKNEMADGKEGGYTKYNGEIMPIYDAAMRHKADGNELVVIGGEQYGTGSSRDWAAKGTNLLGVRAVIVESYERIHRSNLVGMGVLPLQFAEGVDRETLSLDGSESFTIKGVATLKPLQEVEVEMTRADGTTATFNTVCRIDTANEMEYFLNGGILHYVLRNLAG
- a CDS encoding carboxymuconolactone decarboxylase family protein, giving the protein MPRLREIPRSEVTDEYVLALYKTLFGDRDPAAEPGTATGTPGNWWTVFAQVPDAFKHTTEGFGFYRSPNRKLDPKLRELGQIRAGYAVGSQFVYSQHSKAMRFEGYSEEQVKAIPNWSTADCFDEVERAVLAYTDCLVLERGRVPDGVFDALKKHLSEVEIIELTYITCTYMMHAVMSRALRLEFDDVDERVVEIPAPEGAMADVMGMVDKRKDANK
- a CDS encoding TetR family transcriptional regulator — encoded protein: MPRPETDIEAGREKLIQTAEAIIRERGAINFTITDLAAEAGMSQSNVYRFFENKDALAEAMAGRWFAELITIIEGLVEADMPARQKLYEFFARRLVIKRTRFEDDPDLFRSYMELGDQHFDVIRGYVDLTDHYMAIILAEAMEEGYFEGLELDQVVSLVNTMVQPFCNPNLMMDMMHLADEDRLRQVVDTILTGLKAHSDKAPEKPELHIAS
- a CDS encoding DUF4139 domain-containing protein, which produces MRLLAFTGLALVTLATPAISQSSGQGDIAVTIYNNNLALVQDTRRLNIPSGRSVQTFPGVSGQIRAETVGFNAADTGIVEQNFDYDLLSPQKLMEKAVGETVTIVRINPATGKETRERAKVLAANGGVVLQIGSRIEVLRDDRLPTRVIFDKVPNNLRARPTLSVTLNSTRGGTRPAQLSYLTGGMGWKADYVALFDESVGKMDVQGWVTLTNNTGTTFNNAKTLLVAGTPSVNGQRNNNRRNNIRRAGTESANREALGDFYLYPLAARTTIANAQTKQVSFLDVTGASAQKAYEFTNRWLGTQNEPQSAATVLQFSASADGGLGDALPAGTVRVYMKDASGQPQFIGENTIGHTPMGSELGLKTGEAFDVKVKPTVTERRRLSSSKWRSSMSYELTNARPTPVTVSVIQDGLDFYWSDTRIVSESLKSERRSSNSIVWKVPVPANGRATVTATFETRF
- a CDS encoding sulfite exporter TauE/SafE family protein; translation: MSDTLDIWLTAHAGLSLLPFLLVCSIVFGAAFFRGLTGFGYAILAVPLVSLVAAPTTAVIMAILMQLIIGPFGIRSAVKIINAPMVAKIAALSCLLTPAGLWLLDIVSADLARLVITIIAIGSFVAFMLKRPPELNTSPLHIAFVGSLSGLLNGFAAMPGPPVILHFVRKGVQPIVARGSMITIFFAAATMATAVAWWRGMIDEQTLVLSLLACPLMIGGNQLGAKFFGSVSEPVWRGVVVLLLGIAATMALLRAF
- a CDS encoding VOC family protein; the encoded protein is MSYHHLALAAKDMAGIHAFYEGIMGFELVKVEIAPVMGGGWGKHFFYRMDGDDSKFIAFWELNDTPGQDEYAYDLNEAAKTPQGTNHYSFSVDSPQDLENWRKKWNAAGLDVLEIDHNWCHSVYTRDPNGNMIEYCLTTGSFTEDDRKRALAALDEQEMNASPPPAKMKQWLASEYQG
- a CDS encoding DUF389 domain-containing protein: MTENSQAEAPTSASKPEKEPGPFDPISGSIMLFRRWWRVVVCSGVDQQAVIEKVKEDSDFSPRYAFMTCMSAGIAILGLLLSSPAVVIGAMLLSPLMGPIMGAGFALAIGDYGWLRESAKALVLGTIVAILFAALVVALSPLQTVTTEIAARTRPNLFDLAVALFSALAGAYAMIRGRMGTIVGVAIATALMPPLAVVGFGLATLNMSVFGGSLLLFFTNLMTIALTAAGMARLYGFRSNLSERQSQFQIGAMVLVFVGLAIPLGYSLQQIAWEANVSRQANGYIKDQFGARARVSQIEIDFDADPIVVSASVFTPKIIGDAEQQSARVLSRAFNRSISVAIEQYRVETGNDAASAELAAARAQQQAQEAEIRVVKLRENLALVAGVSPDDVTIDTTRRRAVVSAKPLQGATLDTYYALEKRIAEQAADWSIEIKPPAVALPSLVVTNGAIDEESSAQLPLIGWAAARVQLPLGAYGSPEDVEVARKTLYDTSATTVRPSGSGSASGTVMLRWLSPQDVEQETE
- a CDS encoding DUF4139 domain-containing protein, producing the protein MIMRALLAFILLVTGTAAVAQTEPDASEWARQIVTSSSPSSVSVTVYRDPNRDSDNGMNLNYLGGYALITEQRTVTLPAGEIDLRFEGVAGGIIPQSAIVTGLPDGVIEKNRDAALLSPSALLNGYLGRGVTIRRTNAVTGQTNELDAQIRTDASGGVIVQTAEGFEALQCTGLNETIVYPAIPEGLSAKPTLSVKSRVATPTRATVTLSYLATGFDWQANYVADVSADGQTMNLFSWVTLANGDETSFANAQTQTVAGQPNKGRDNIAPATGGSISLRCWPQGTTSDIMVKRFERVRAQSRFSGRPMPAPMAAMEAEADMVVVTGSRMIEAKQEELGDLKLYRIPVPVTVASQSQKQVAMFEKSAIPFVQIYEAQIVADDYSEANPLATTLRFQNEKRDGLGLPLPAGKMVAFKAAGGERLLLGEGGLDDKAIGEEVEVTISESPLVRYQLQALENVDNEDSRWTAMQLTVTNASRVPADVEIKLDHRDDEKLRKLSEKLGRKDGLDFWKVTVPANGERVLTYRVVRNKR